ATTGATGGGATCCGCGTCCTCTACCAAAGCCACAGgacagcttcttcttcttcttcttcttcttcctttgtcTTGTACATTGTTTTAGATGTTTCATCTGTGTCTATGAAATTGGGGAACAGAACACTCTGTTCTGGAACACGATCTCCCCCTGAATTGGACCTCACATCCAGAGCCTTCAACAATTCAGATCCATGCTGCTGCTTGCGGCTGAAATCCACTGTTTGGGTAACAGAAGAGATTTTATGCAGGGTTGGACGAGAGCAGGAATTCCAAAGGAAACAAACACGACTAAAAGTTGGTTTTGTCTTTGCACTCACTACTGAGTGAGTTCCTTTTTAGTCGAATCATTGGTCTTCAAATTCACTAATTTTTGGCGCCATGAAGGGTTCTGAAATCAAACACGGAAAAGCTTGGAATTTCTCCACGATAATTATATTTCGGGACTTTTTGTCACTATTACCAAAAGCAACGTGGTTTGTACGAAAGATGTGAGAGGTTATCGGTAAATTAGTTAAAAGCTGGACATTTTTCGAGATTcggcaaaaagataaaaaggaaaagagaggggAGGCGAAAGAAATTATTAAACAATTAGAAAGCTGGGGGACCGTACTCCAACGCATGATTGGGACGCCCCTTTGCCTGTGGCACAGTGAACGGAAGCCACTCTTTCTTTCGATTATCTATCCGTTACCCCAATTTTTCCTCGATCCCCTACAATCCTTGCCTTTATTCGCTTTCCCGGCATTTTATTTTCGTAATTATCAGTCAATCTTCTCCTGTCACtgatcaaataaaaaagtaCGCCCCCTCCCCCCTTTTCACCCCAATACGCAAACCCCTTCCCAGTTGGATTTTCTCCGAATTGCCCTCACTCTTTCGCAGAATGACACGCTCACTTTTGACCTTATCCGTCTTTTGGTGGCCGCAACATGTGCAGTACCATCTCCGTTcacacctttttcattttttaattaatttttgagTTTCATGTGCTTTAATCTAATCGTCTAGGGTTTGAAAAATATGAGCACTCATACGAATGATGTTTGTGCTTGACTTAATGGGCAGCAGAGGTGACATATGAAAGCCACCAAGTTGAAGAGATGTCACGGGTTCGAGACTCATGAGGCAATCCGTAAGCCAAGGTCAAAATTGTGcatgatttttaaaatagatCATGACTCGAGAAGACCTCAAGATTTTAACAACTTTTTAAGGCCAGAAAACAATGTGACCATGTccctttctatatatatatatatatatatatatatatatatatatatattatgggtGTTGTTTGATTTAATATGATGAACagttaagaaaaaaggaaaaaaatgatcCACATGTAATATTAGTTTGcatcttttttgttcttgttttgttcttaataATCTTGATCATGTGGACAATTATAATTAGATGATTCGATGACTTTGGGTAGCTATATTCAAttcacacacattatatatatatatatatatatcaattttttCGGATTGGTAGGTTGCATTTATTATAGTCACGTATCAAGGAGTCACAATTTGACTATGTCGTGTCATAGACGACCATCACAGGTTTAAAAATATCTCTATTTTTGCAATTGAGACTCCAAATAACATGTTACTTTTGTCAAATTATGAAGACAAAAGGCCTGAACTCTCCAATCCCCCCATCAATTGGATGGAGTTCCACTCAATAGGCTGCACTTTCCTTGCTTGTTTGGTTCATGATCTTGGATGATTCTGATCAAGGATTTTATATATCTACGAAATTCGGACTTGTATGCCGTCGCATTCAACTAAATTTGCAAATCTATTGCACGACATATTTGACTCGAATTCgaaccattgacatccctaagttgTGGGCcctaaaaacaaacaaataaacaaacaaacaaacaggGGTTTGGCTTAGGTAGGTGGAAGTTAAACAATATAGTGATGTGTCTAAAGTTGGGGAGCTGGATGGACGCTCTTTCTTTGAATCTTCCAAACATTGGAGCCTCTTGGAAAGCATGATGTCCCAAGTTGACCTCCAACACTCCCACCTTCCTCTTTcatcatatttattttcttttttattttattttatgattcttaatgattttatcatatttactttcttttgtgtgttttttttttattttcttttatgattcttttattttctaatgAAACCCTAGCCTCATGGCATGAGTGGAGTTGGTGGTCGATTACGTGAATGGGAAGGGTATTTCGGGAATAAAGTGTGAAAACGGGAGGCGAATCAAACGCGTGGATGAAGGAAGGGGAGACGGCGGAGCGCGTGGGCAAATGGGGATCGGCGCCGGAAAGACGGAATTGCCCCTATTGATGAGGATGACTAAGTGAGACCTtcgcaacttttttttttagaaaaaaggtTTTCGTTGACCAAATTGTCCTCCAAAACTATTTTGAGGAAAGGTCAGATCCGGTGGTTTGAGAAATCCCAGTTTTGACTTGGAGAGCACGGGTTGTTTCTACGGCCAGCTGAGACCAGCCTTTGAGTTTATAGAATTTGACTATACTTAATTTTGACTCTATAAGTCACATAACTTGACTATAAATGTTCATAAACCCTTGCATATTTTCAAGGATGTAAATCGATTGGATGTGGATGTTAGTAGATTCCAGTTTGGTGCTAGTgtacaaaatgaaaacataatttaaaatttatatgtactCTAAATCACCAAGAAAAAAGTACAGTTAAGTTCGAGTATAGTTGTTTCCCAAATCCCAATTTATTGTTTAATCTGACCAATATATGCAAACCATTGTTGAAGTTTGATATGTCAAAATTGGGTTTAGATCAATCTTTGGACTTAAGCCTATTTAATAAGCAACTTTACATGTAAATGGCATGTTATGAACACTTTTAAGGGGTCTAATATGTAccttaaatattttaatataatgcCAATCCTTTGTTTTAACTTTGAAAGTGAAACAATTCACCTCAAGTGGGACTTAGGCAACACGTATAGTTGGCgaaattttggatttcaagCTAATTTTTTTGTAAGCCGTACGTACCAACAAGTTCTTTTACATCAATCATGTTGTAAAATATTATAGAATCATTGTACCAATGATTAGTTATCGAGTTTGAGCAACGATATTCTAGTCAAatctttttataaatatatacatatatgtatatatttggcATTGAGAACACAAGTTCACATGAAGTTACCTTGTAGAATAAATGCAGCTTGTATGTTCTTGAACTTTGAACTTTATCTTTTGGTTGCATTGCATTGCTGATCTAAGATGTTGAGCATTCAAGTTCATCCCTCCATCCGATTTCATGTCCATATTTTATACTGAAATCCTCGTTGAGGTAGAAGCTGAAATCTACAGTTTGATACAACTATGGATGATGAATTTGAGATTTTCTTGGAACTGAAATTCGAGAGGAATCAAAAGCAACCGTCGTTCGTATTCTCGAGCTAGAGAGATGTGGGTAGGGTTTGAGACCGTGGATCCATAAACGGGGAGGATTTGACGGACCGATTGAAAAGGATTCGGGGGAATTTGGTCATTCGGCGGAGGCAACGGGTACTTGGACCTGACAGCACATAACGCTCATCTCTACGCGATGTAGGTCAATCATGAAGGGCATATTCGTCAACTCGAAAAGCCAAAACGCCCGCGCTACCGGGGAACCATGGCCGCGATGGTGCAGTGAAgggacaaagaaagaaggaggggaggaagaagaccagagagagagagaaaaggagttGCAGAAATAAATCGGAACATCCGAAAATCCCCCTTCCACAACGATTCCCCACCTCCCTCTGTCTCTTTCTATCTATTTGTTTATCTATTTTATCTCTGTTGGGGCAACCATGATTGCAGAGAATGGTCTTCCGAAGAAGAATTCGGAGGCTGAGGACGGCAAGGAATGTGCGGAGCCCGACGGTTTCCGGGATCCTGATAATGGGTTGAACTCGAGGGAGGGGAAGAACGGCCAGAGCGGTGGTGGGTCGGGGCTGAAATCGTTTGAGATGAGGTTTAGCGGCGAGGGGACGTCGAAGAAAATGGGAGGTATGGGTTTCCAGGAGCTGACTTTTAGTTATATGTGCGATGGCTCAAAGGTGGTGAATGATCCGGGGATGAATTCCGGAGAGGACTTGCAGATTGGGTTGGGGAAGGCGAGGTACAAGGGGAAGGAGCCAGTGGCCGATGAGAAATTGGGGATGGACGAGGCTTCCGGCAGGTGGGTGGAGAGGGATTTCCTGGAGTTGGGCGGCGAGGGTCGGGGTTTCAAGAGGGAGGGTGCCGCTGGCGCGTTGGAAGGCGACAAGAAGAGCGAGAAGAAGCCCAAATTGGAGGCGACCCCTCTTGATCTTTCCCTCGGCCTGCCCAACGTCTCCTGGCCTATCTCCTCCTTCGACCCCCCGCGGAATTGCGATCCGCcagccgccgctgccgctgccgcgCCTGCTCCTTGCCGAACTCGCAGCAGCGTCCATTCGCTGCCTCCTTCGCGGGCAAGCTCCGACGATTTCACCGCATCTGTTTCGTACTCGTACTCCCACCCTTTCTCCCACAATCCTAGTTGCTCCTTGAGGAATTCGACCGACAATTTCGAGCTCACTGTTTCTAATGGTAGGACGTTTGGTGGTGGGAATGATCAGATTTGGCATTGTGGGGAGGGGACTAATGGGTCTGTTCACAGCAGATTCAAGCCTATTGGTGAAGCAACCCTCCATCAGAGTGGTTTGCAGAACGGTAGCGTTCATGGGGAGCAGCCAAGTCAAGCCTTGGTCATTGGGTCTAAATTGGAGAACGATTCGCTTGTCCACAAGAATGTAGAAAACGCAAACTTCTCCAATCATGGGTACCCTTCGATCCTTGGGCAGCCTGTCAAGGACGGGTTTAACATCTATAGTACCAACAGCGCCGAAAGGAGTTCTTTCTTTCCATTAGAATTGCCGGCGAGACCAACGAAGGATAACCGCCCTGCTGATTTGAGAGAGAAGCCTTCGGACATGCATAAGGTTGCCACTAGTAGTAATAGTAGGTTGGTTAAGTCCGAGGGATGCAGGAATCCTCTGTTTCAGAAAAGCCAGCATCGGATTGGGGATGGTCAGAATTCGTCCAGGACTCTTACCAGGCCGGAAAGGCTTCTTAATGAGATCGTGTCGGAGTCGGTCCAATTCATGGCTCATATAATTCAAGAGCTTCCGGAGGAAGCAATGGAGTCTGCAAGAGCCTGTTTGAAAAGTCTCGTTGCATTGCCTGAGAAAAGAGAAGAGTTAGCTAACCTTCAAAGGAGGCTCAACCGGAGGACGGATCTAACCCCTCAGACACTGCCAAAATGTCACAAGTTTCAATTGGATGTCCTGGTTACCGTAAAAACTGGCGTAGCAGCCTACTTGTCCTCTAATACTCGCCTTTCCACTGAAGAATTAGTTGAAGTGTTCACATTCAGTCGTTGTAGGAATGTGAATTGCAAGAACGTTCTACCTGTGGATGATTGTGACTGTAAGATATGTTCAAAGAAGGGATTCTGCAGTGCTTGTATGTGTCAGATTTGTCTAAGCTTCGATTGCGCCTTGAACACTTGCAGTTGGGTGGGGTGTGATGTCTGCTCCCACTGGTGTCATGCTGATTGTGGTGTTCGATTGCACTATATAAAGCCAGGGCAGAGTCCAAAAGAACCAGGGGCAACTGAGATGCAGTTCCATTGCCTTGGCTGTGGACATGCCTCGGAGCTGTTTGGCTTTGTTAAAGAGGTTTTCACGTGCTGTGCGGCAAGTTGGGGTCCTGAAATTTTGGGGAAAGAGCTAGACTGTGTTAGAAGGATCTTCCAGGGTAGTACTGACCTAAAGGGTAAAGCGCTCCACAGGAAAGCGGAGGAAATGATCACAAAGCTTGATAAAAAACTAGCTTCTGCTTCAGAGATATGCAGCAGCATGCTAGCGTTTCTAAAGGGTAATGGGTTCATCTCTAAGTTTGTTTGTGCCAATGCTCTCTCTAACTTCGGTTCTCCCAATGCGTTTTTCTCTAAGTTCAATAATGTCTCCGGTTGCATATTCGATGTTTGCAATGCACTGATGTTCAATAAGTTTGATGCCTCTGTAGGTTCTTTAATATGTTGTTTGACTTTTGGTAAAGGTTTTTTTGTTATGGCAAATAATTTTCAAGCTAATATTCTTAACTGATGGAattttggttttgcatttttattaatCGGTTATAAATGTTATGAAAGGGATCCGGgacatgtttttgtttgtatGAAGAGATAACTTGTTGGCAGTAGTAGGTTAATGAACTTCCTGTTTTTCTGCATGGAACTCGTGGAATAGGCTGCAACATTAATTTGTTGTTATCCGGCAGGTGACAATGAACTGCTGTGCAGTGTAGGCCGTGGAATGCTGAAGATGATCTTTGGGGCAAAAGCTTTAACTTTCTTGTTCAGTCATCTAAAAAGCAGacttcttttgaaaatatgataATTCAAAATTGCAAATGAAAGGTTATGCAGCTTCTGTCGGTTCAGGAACaaagtgaaattttctttcttgagctTTAAGAGTTCATGGTCTTTTATTTGCCTAGAATTTAGTTTACACCTCCATGCCCCATTTCAACATTCTTTTTCTATTGTGAGGAAAAGAAACAACTCAATGTCTGGAAGTATTTTAACTAAAATAAGTATCTTtcccacaattttttttatatttgaattatgTCTTGCTGCCTACCCAGTTTGCAAGAGTAATCTCttgtttctctcattttctgaTATGTAAATATAAGCAATTAGAGATAAAcattgtgtgtgcatgtattttATTGTGATCTTTGTAATCCTTTTTAATATCATAACTCACAGGTTAATTTTGCAGCTGGATTAACCAATGTTTTGATCCTATTAAAATCGAGATTGAGACCTAGAGTGGCAGCCATTACATCTTTATGCATATTTGTTCTTAGATCTACATGGATTTAGCAGATTAGTTCAGTTTTGGGCCTTTTGGCAAATGGcatgttttcctccttttttcctGTCCCTCCAAATCTATGACTAGTATTATGCTCATGAAAAGTgagtttttttcccctttttcattatttacaAGGGACAACCTGTAGGATACAACTTACAAGTACCAAGGTCCTTTCAAGTTCTGTGTTATAGTTTGCGTATTGGTCCTCAGTTCCACAAATTTGAAGTATATTTAGACATGATTATACTCATTTGGATATAAATACAGTCCAAAAATCAGTCAATCAGATGATGTCAACATC
Above is a window of Nymphaea colorata isolate Beijing-Zhang1983 chromosome 8, ASM883128v2, whole genome shotgun sequence DNA encoding:
- the LOC116258707 gene encoding protein OBERON 3: MIAENGLPKKNSEAEDGKECAEPDGFRDPDNGLNSREGKNGQSGGGSGLKSFEMRFSGEGTSKKMGGMGFQELTFSYMCDGSKVVNDPGMNSGEDLQIGLGKARYKGKEPVADEKLGMDEASGRWVERDFLELGGEGRGFKREGAAGALEGDKKSEKKPKLEATPLDLSLGLPNVSWPISSFDPPRNCDPPAAAAAAAPAPCRTRSSVHSLPPSRASSDDFTASVSYSYSHPFSHNPSCSLRNSTDNFELTVSNGRTFGGGNDQIWHCGEGTNGSVHSRFKPIGEATLHQSGLQNGSVHGEQPSQALVIGSKLENDSLVHKNVENANFSNHGYPSILGQPVKDGFNIYSTNSAERSSFFPLELPARPTKDNRPADLREKPSDMHKVATSSNSRLVKSEGCRNPLFQKSQHRIGDGQNSSRTLTRPERLLNEIVSESVQFMAHIIQELPEEAMESARACLKSLVALPEKREELANLQRRLNRRTDLTPQTLPKCHKFQLDVLVTVKTGVAAYLSSNTRLSTEELVEVFTFSRCRNVNCKNVLPVDDCDCKICSKKGFCSACMCQICLSFDCALNTCSWVGCDVCSHWCHADCGVRLHYIKPGQSPKEPGATEMQFHCLGCGHASELFGFVKEVFTCCAASWGPEILGKELDCVRRIFQGSTDLKGKALHRKAEEMITKLDKKLASASEICSSMLAFLKDGVSELPLSSSAKEIAQPFQSVDASPSAPAAAQVPSHNTSSGLRVDTPRNTYNIDRVLRNETRDEADVQYVMSKKGEFDSLESIVRIKEAEARMFQSRADDARREAESLRKIARAKSTELEDEYTSKLAKLCLQETEERRRKKLEELKLLETSHCDYFNMKMRMEAEIGGLLKRMEATKQQWM